In Selenomonas dianae, a genomic segment contains:
- a CDS encoding phage tail tape measure protein: MSTTKTFALAIALKASIDGSIAAGVAKAAQSIQSVAQTAHAVNAQMEQGTAALRKYEGELANIGAKSAQFMTLKRAVQDASSSLTEARARAATLAGEFKASQQETATLKARVDQAKESLDRMKGTLTPATFKAAKAELKSMTAAYKESEERTKALGRDFEEAKNKAARLKDTLSSQQVALQGVRTSLAEAGISTKNFAESQRTAQEALQKTIDKEKAAIAHREKMAGLREKKQGASEKFSAAKGNFIEATLMAGAIAAPLIESTQEAIKFESVMADVRKVVDFDTPEQFKAMSRDILKLSTELPMAAEGIAKIVAAGGQSGIAREDLLAFAESATKMGIAFDITADQAGDMMAKWRTAFKMNQEEVVALADKINYLGNTTAASAPLISDVVTRIGPLGEVGGVASGEIAALGASMVGVGIPSEVAATGIKNLILGMAAGEGATKSQAAAFAALGMTAEDVASRMQVDAKGAIIDVMKALQELDADKRAATLQDLFGKESIGAIAPLLGNLENLQENFDKVADAAQYAGSMEQEYAARSQTTENQIQLAKNALDATQISIGNALLPTIGNLFAAVAPVLTSFGEWASKNQELVTIIAGVAAGIAALIVTIAGMTLIVQGAVLAYTSFQLAAEFVKGLHIATKIATAAQWAWNAAMTANPIGLIVLAIAAVIGAIYLLYTHFDGVREYADKAWEGIQAAWSAAGAFFTQLGSDIVDAISSALTTAGEFFTELGTAIVAGIQSFISAAIDFIMRIPERVAFAIGFMAGIIVSLPRLYLNIVTAIAELLMRLPGYCIAAGTAFLAAAVAWLSATYTAFVERLTQIVNDTYTFLMNLPDYCMEAGTAFLSAAAAWLIAVYTTVITWITNTVNEVYTYLMNLPAHCTEAGAAFVAAASAWASDAYDAIVNKISQIPDAVSNTISGAWDRLTSSFSGGFTAGISVAANARGGIYQKGAFLTTFAEDSPEAAIPIDGSARAASLWKQTGEMMGLLPKETAEIIPQATAIQENTAKAQPPMLTLVPPLPQVAQEATQKATEMQEHTAKTQSPTLTLVPPITRTIQNAAPQLEASAPILQMQAPPPMQSPTIAAMPPPSGGVTINYNPTIHIDGTADAGVVEQLRAELERQKQELIAMFPTLLKRQDAHERRLSYA; encoded by the coding sequence TTGTCAACAACAAAAACGTTCGCGCTTGCAATCGCACTCAAAGCGTCGATTGACGGCAGTATTGCGGCGGGCGTTGCAAAAGCGGCGCAGTCGATTCAGAGCGTCGCACAGACCGCACATGCGGTCAATGCCCAAATGGAGCAGGGGACGGCAGCCCTGCGTAAATATGAGGGCGAGCTTGCAAATATCGGCGCAAAGTCCGCGCAGTTTATGACACTCAAGCGTGCCGTACAGGATGCGTCAAGCAGTCTTACCGAGGCACGCGCCCGCGCGGCGACACTCGCAGGAGAGTTCAAGGCATCACAGCAGGAGACGGCGACGCTCAAAGCACGCGTCGATCAGGCAAAGGAAAGCCTCGACCGCATGAAGGGGACGCTCACACCTGCGACATTCAAAGCCGCAAAGGCAGAACTCAAGAGTATGACCGCCGCATACAAGGAGAGCGAGGAGCGGACAAAGGCACTCGGCAGGGATTTTGAGGAGGCGAAAAATAAAGCGGCGCGGCTGAAAGACACGCTGTCAAGTCAGCAAGTTGCCCTTCAAGGTGTTCGTACGTCGCTCGCCGAGGCGGGCATATCGACAAAGAATTTCGCCGAGAGCCAGCGCACCGCACAGGAAGCCTTACAGAAAACCATAGACAAGGAAAAAGCCGCGATAGCGCACCGTGAAAAAATGGCGGGTCTGCGTGAGAAAAAGCAGGGCGCAAGTGAAAAATTCAGCGCGGCAAAAGGGAACTTCATCGAAGCTACGCTTATGGCGGGTGCGATTGCTGCTCCGCTGATCGAGTCAACGCAGGAAGCAATCAAATTTGAGTCTGTTATGGCAGACGTGCGGAAGGTCGTTGACTTCGACACGCCGGAACAGTTTAAGGCAATGTCCAGGGACATCCTCAAGCTATCGACGGAGCTGCCGATGGCGGCGGAGGGCATCGCCAAGATCGTTGCGGCGGGCGGTCAGTCCGGCATTGCGCGTGAGGATCTGCTTGCATTTGCCGAATCGGCAACAAAGATGGGAATCGCATTTGACATCACCGCCGATCAGGCGGGTGACATGATGGCAAAGTGGCGCACGGCATTCAAGATGAATCAGGAGGAAGTCGTCGCGCTTGCGGATAAGATCAACTACCTCGGCAATACGACAGCGGCATCCGCGCCGCTCATCTCGGACGTTGTGACGCGCATCGGTCCGCTCGGTGAGGTCGGCGGCGTTGCATCTGGGGAGATCGCCGCGCTCGGCGCGTCGATGGTCGGCGTTGGTATTCCGTCAGAAGTCGCGGCAACGGGCATCAAGAACCTCATTCTTGGCATGGCAGCGGGTGAGGGGGCGACGAAGTCACAAGCCGCCGCATTTGCTGCGCTCGGCATGACAGCTGAGGACGTAGCGAGCCGGATGCAAGTGGACGCAAAAGGCGCAATCATCGACGTAATGAAAGCCTTGCAGGAGCTTGACGCAGACAAGAGGGCGGCAACACTGCAAGACCTATTCGGCAAAGAATCCATCGGAGCAATCGCACCGCTCCTCGGAAATCTTGAGAACCTGCAGGAGAACTTTGACAAAGTTGCGGATGCGGCGCAGTATGCGGGGTCGATGGAGCAGGAGTATGCGGCGCGTAGTCAGACGACGGAAAATCAGATTCAGCTTGCAAAGAACGCACTGGACGCTACACAAATATCCATCGGCAATGCACTCCTCCCGACCATCGGGAATTTGTTCGCGGCGGTTGCGCCCGTGCTCACGTCCTTTGGCGAGTGGGCATCGAAGAATCAGGAACTTGTTACAATCATCGCAGGAGTAGCGGCGGGGATTGCTGCGCTGATCGTGACAATCGCAGGAATGACATTGATTGTGCAAGGCGCAGTCCTCGCTTATACCTCTTTCCAACTTGCCGCCGAATTCGTCAAGGGGCTTCACATTGCGACGAAAATCGCAACGGCGGCACAGTGGGCATGGAATGCGGCGATGACGGCGAACCCCATCGGGCTGATTGTTCTTGCCATTGCGGCGGTTATCGGGGCGATTTACCTTCTCTACACCCATTTTGACGGTGTACGAGAGTATGCTGATAAAGCATGGGAGGGGATACAGGCGGCATGGTCGGCGGCAGGGGCGTTTTTCACGCAGTTAGGATCGGATATTGTAGACGCGATATCATCCGCGCTGACCACGGCAGGAGAGTTCTTCACAGAACTCGGAACAGCAATCGTCGCAGGGATACAATCGTTCATTTCGGCGGCGATTGATTTCATTATGAGGATTCCTGAGCGCGTCGCATTTGCGATTGGATTTATGGCGGGCATCATCGTGTCGTTGCCGAGGCTCTATCTAAATATTGTCACGGCGATTGCGGAACTCCTTATGCGACTGCCGGGATACTGTATCGCGGCAGGGACGGCGTTCCTAGCGGCGGCAGTCGCATGGTTGTCGGCGACGTATACGGCTTTTGTCGAGAGACTAACGCAGATAGTCAATGATACGTATACATTCCTTATGAATCTACCCGACTACTGTATGGAGGCGGGGACGGCATTCCTTTCAGCGGCTGCGGCGTGGCTCATTGCGGTATACACGACTGTTATCACATGGATAACGAACACCGTCAATGAGGTGTATACATATCTCATGAATCTGCCAGCACATTGCACGGAGGCGGGTGCGGCGTTCGTTGCGGCGGCTAGCGCGTGGGCAAGCGACGCGTATGATGCGATTGTCAACAAGATCAGTCAGATACCGGATGCGGTGTCGAATACCATCAGCGGCGCATGGGACAGGCTAACCTCCAGCTTTTCGGGTGGATTTACCGCAGGAATCAGTGTTGCGGCGAATGCACGCGGTGGCATCTATCAAAAGGGTGCATTCCTTACCACATTCGCGGAGGATTCGCCTGAGGCGGCAATCCCCATTGACGGCAGCGCACGGGCGGCGAGCCTATGGAAGCAGACGGGCGAGATGATGGGGCTATTGCCAAAAGAAACAGCGGAGATCATACCACAGGCAACGGCAATACAGGAGAATACGGCAAAGGCACAGCCGCCGATGCTGACACTTGTGCCGCCGCTGCCGCAAGTCGCACAGGAAGCCACGCAGAAGGCGACGGAGATGCAAGAGCATACGGCAAAGACACAGTCGCCGACGCTGACACTTGTGCCGCCGATCACCAGAACCATACAGAATGCCGCGCCTCAACTGGAGGCATCCGCACCAATATTGCAGATGCAAGCACCGCCTCCAATGCAGAGCCCGACCATTGCGGCAATGCCGCCGCCGAGTGGCGGCGTTACCATCAACTACAATCCGACCATCCATATCGACGGAACGGCGGATGCGGGCGTTGTGGAGCAGCTGCGCGCAGAGCTTGAGCGACAGAAGCAGGAACTTATCGCTATGTTCCCGACGCTCCTCAAGCGGCAGGACGCGCATGAGAGGAGGCTTTCCTATGCCTGA
- a CDS encoding phage major tail tube protein, with protein MAIPEVINDMRCYIDGNDDCISASSVELADLSSMTTDVKGIGIAGTMSAPIHGHFESLEVKVNWQVPTKTAMRYHGGEPICLEAYSDVQGFDSGAEEYTHDRYRVVVRGRVKSYSGGSLEAGNTSGSSTTIEAHYYKLEYGGETLAEIDKYGYKAVIGGKDQLTQVRKNIGMN; from the coding sequence ATGGCAATTCCGGAAGTAATTAACGATATGCGCTGCTACATCGACGGAAACGACGACTGCATCAGCGCGTCCAGTGTGGAGCTTGCCGATCTCTCGTCCATGACCACGGACGTGAAGGGCATCGGCATCGCGGGCACAATGTCCGCGCCGATTCACGGGCATTTTGAAAGCCTTGAAGTCAAGGTGAACTGGCAGGTGCCGACGAAAACGGCGATGCGCTATCACGGCGGGGAACCCATCTGCCTTGAAGCCTACTCCGACGTGCAGGGATTTGATTCCGGTGCGGAGGAATACACGCACGACCGCTATCGCGTGGTTGTGCGAGGACGCGTCAAGAGTTATTCGGGCGGCAGCCTGGAGGCGGGTAATACGTCGGGGAGCAGCACCACGATTGAGGCGCATTACTACAAGCTCGAATACGGCGGCGAAACGCTCGCGGAGATTGACAAGTACGGCTACAAGGCAGTGATCGGCGGGAAAGACCAGCTGACACAGGTTCGCAAGAATATTGGCATGAACTGA
- a CDS encoding phage tail sheath family protein: MAFFHGVRVKEVPTSILSPVNTTAGLPVVFGTAPVHLTADPAKNVNRPVICYSWNEAVAALGYSENWDEYTLSEVMYAQFKLYGVKPIIFVNVLDPAKHKAEIKDTDGRTVTEGRIVLDEPVLIDSLKVKTAPAAEPAKNLTDYTAAYNDEGRLVISVTPTGALKNADKLYLECTKIDPSKVKDADIIGGASKTGTAGLEWLDSIYTLFSLVPGIVAAPGWSDHPSVAAVMKAKAMNISGLFRCICLTDVDTGAVKHYSDVNEWKNKNSYTGVNQVVCWPCVRNGNMVFRMSTHIIGIIGVMDAENADVPYQSPSNLSMQATGICLKDGTEVTISLTQANLLNSQGIMTALNHVGGWNSWGNYTGAYPSVTDVKDAFICVRRMFDWQHQTFILTYWQKVDQPLTLRLIRTIVDSEKIRLNGLVSRGFLLGADVIFREEENPLTDLLQGIIRIHIFMTPPVAAQSIEGILEYDVNNFKALFA; encoded by the coding sequence ATGGCATTTTTTCACGGCGTACGGGTGAAGGAGGTACCGACTTCCATTCTTTCCCCCGTAAACACCACGGCGGGACTGCCCGTCGTATTCGGGACGGCACCCGTCCATCTGACGGCTGACCCCGCGAAGAACGTCAATCGACCTGTTATTTGCTACAGCTGGAATGAGGCGGTGGCGGCGCTTGGATATTCGGAGAACTGGGACGAATACACGCTTTCCGAAGTCATGTATGCGCAGTTCAAACTCTATGGAGTCAAGCCGATTATCTTTGTCAACGTCCTTGACCCTGCAAAACACAAAGCAGAGATCAAAGACACTGACGGGCGTACGGTCACAGAAGGGCGCATCGTGCTCGATGAGCCCGTTCTCATTGACTCGCTCAAGGTTAAGACCGCCCCTGCAGCAGAACCCGCAAAGAACCTCACGGACTATACAGCGGCGTACAACGATGAAGGGCGGCTCGTTATCTCGGTTACGCCGACGGGCGCACTCAAGAATGCTGACAAACTCTATCTTGAGTGCACGAAGATCGATCCGTCCAAAGTGAAGGATGCGGACATCATCGGCGGCGCAAGCAAGACAGGGACGGCGGGGCTTGAGTGGCTCGACTCCATCTATACGCTCTTTTCGCTTGTTCCGGGGATTGTCGCTGCGCCGGGGTGGTCGGACCATCCGAGCGTTGCCGCCGTCATGAAGGCGAAGGCGATGAACATCTCCGGGCTGTTCCGCTGCATCTGCCTGACAGACGTGGACACGGGCGCAGTGAAGCACTACTCCGACGTGAACGAGTGGAAGAACAAGAACAGCTATACGGGCGTGAATCAGGTTGTATGCTGGCCGTGCGTTAGGAACGGAAACATGGTTTTCCGTATGTCCACGCATATCATCGGCATCATCGGTGTTATGGATGCGGAAAATGCGGATGTACCGTATCAGAGTCCGTCGAACCTCTCCATGCAGGCGACGGGCATCTGCCTCAAGGATGGCACGGAGGTCACAATCTCGCTCACACAGGCGAATCTCCTCAACAGTCAGGGCATCATGACCGCGCTCAACCACGTCGGCGGATGGAATAGCTGGGGCAACTACACAGGCGCATATCCGTCTGTCACGGATGTAAAGGACGCGTTCATCTGTGTGCGCCGCATGTTTGACTGGCAGCATCAGACCTTTATCCTGACGTACTGGCAGAAGGTGGATCAGCCGCTGACGCTGCGCCTGATCCGCACGATTGTTGACTCTGAGAAGATTCGCCTCAACGGGCTGGTGTCGCGTGGCTTCCTGCTTGGTGCGGATGTCATCTTCCGCGAGGAGGAAAATCCGTTGACTGATCTTTTACAGGGGATTATCCGCATCCACATATTCATGACACCGCCCGTAGCCGCACAGTCGATTGAGGGCATTCTTGAATACGATGTCAACAACTTCAAGGCACTGTTCGCGTAA
- a CDS encoding DUF2190 family protein — MAEAVKATYVQRGDNIDYTPTKKLAYMEVVPLAARIGVALSEIPKGETGSVTLVGAFRLPAMTGKIEVGAEVYWDKSDNAIVAAASTDTVRAGYAIAPKEQADTVALVRIG, encoded by the coding sequence ATGGCAGAAGCAGTAAAAGCAACGTATGTGCAGCGAGGGGATAACATCGACTACACGCCGACAAAGAAACTGGCCTATATGGAGGTCGTCCCGCTTGCGGCGCGGATCGGCGTCGCACTCTCGGAGATCCCGAAAGGCGAGACGGGGAGCGTGACGCTCGTAGGCGCGTTCCGTCTCCCTGCGATGACGGGCAAGATCGAGGTCGGTGCAGAGGTCTACTGGGACAAGAGTGACAACGCCATTGTCGCTGCTGCGAGTACGGACACGGTGCGCGCGGGCTATGCGATTGCGCCGAAAGAGCAGGCGGACACGGTGGCACTTGTCCGCATCGGATGA
- a CDS encoding prohead protease/major capsid protein fusion protein yields the protein MAVRNKNEPQRRTAYAGAILCRTDEADGDTRQVELSLSSEEPCRRWFGDEILSHDAGAVDLTRLQEIGVVLFNHDRDRVIGHVLSVRLDEAARKLRAVIQFDEDEESERVYQKVRAGTLKGVSVGYAVDVWEEVKAGATSTNGRFTGPCEVATRWTPYELSIVSVPADATVGVGRSYSENGEAAMDKQNKDNGIKAQDPVTATPDTGVQPDTEAARQTAIAEERARVREIGTMCRQFGVDDAPYINDGMSVEAVRAAILDNLAQERKAQTVTVQVDEMDKFRAAATDGLAMRAGLTVENKAAGADEYRGKRMIRLAAECVERELGKNTRTMDDETIVREALTGTGAFSGILSNVAHKSMAQAYQTAPTTYQLWTAHGSNSDFKDAPRYRLSEADTLEKLNESGEFKASGVSESMTKTSIATYGRMFSITRQAIINDDMGALQQIPAIYGASVRRMINKMVYKLLKANPTIEGDPLFSNNHNTLHAVDISIDGLAKMKAAMARQKNIAGLEYLNIQPAFLICPVELEVQAAQLISSVVDPTKANATPNPFANKMTVISEPELEDAKAFYLAAAAGVAPSIEVTSLNGNLTPTMERAEQFDTLGIKWRIYMDVGVNLLDYRGIAKSTGK from the coding sequence ATGGCGGTAAGGAACAAGAATGAGCCGCAGCGGCGCACAGCGTACGCGGGTGCGATTCTCTGTCGCACGGATGAGGCGGACGGGGACACACGACAAGTAGAACTCTCGCTTTCGAGTGAAGAGCCGTGCCGCCGATGGTTCGGCGATGAAATCCTCTCGCATGATGCAGGGGCGGTTGACCTCACGCGGCTGCAGGAGATTGGTGTGGTGCTCTTCAACCATGACCGTGACCGCGTGATTGGTCATGTCCTCTCTGTCCGATTGGATGAGGCCGCGCGTAAGCTGCGCGCGGTGATTCAGTTCGACGAGGACGAGGAGAGCGAGCGCGTCTATCAGAAGGTGCGCGCGGGAACGCTGAAGGGTGTCTCGGTCGGCTACGCGGTCGACGTGTGGGAGGAGGTCAAGGCGGGAGCGACAAGCACGAACGGACGATTTACGGGACCGTGTGAGGTTGCGACGCGGTGGACACCGTACGAGCTTTCGATTGTGTCCGTACCCGCTGATGCGACCGTAGGAGTTGGACGTAGTTATTCAGAGAATGGAGAGGCAGCGATGGACAAACAGAACAAGGATAATGGCATCAAGGCACAGGATCCCGTGACGGCAACGCCGGATACGGGCGTGCAGCCGGATACGGAGGCGGCGCGTCAGACGGCAATCGCCGAGGAGCGCGCCCGTGTGCGCGAGATCGGGACAATGTGCCGTCAGTTTGGCGTGGACGATGCGCCATACATCAATGACGGTATGAGCGTCGAGGCTGTCCGTGCGGCGATCCTCGACAACCTGGCACAGGAGCGCAAGGCTCAGACGGTGACGGTGCAGGTTGATGAGATGGACAAGTTCCGCGCAGCGGCGACGGACGGGCTTGCTATGCGTGCAGGACTTACGGTCGAGAACAAGGCGGCGGGAGCGGATGAGTATCGCGGGAAGCGCATGATTCGCCTTGCTGCTGAGTGCGTGGAGCGCGAACTGGGGAAGAATACGCGCACGATGGACGATGAAACGATTGTCCGCGAGGCTCTGACAGGCACGGGTGCATTCTCCGGCATCCTCTCGAATGTCGCGCATAAGAGCATGGCACAGGCTTATCAGACCGCACCGACGACGTATCAGCTCTGGACGGCGCATGGAAGCAATTCGGACTTCAAGGATGCGCCGCGCTATCGCCTGAGCGAGGCGGATACGCTCGAAAAGCTGAATGAGAGCGGCGAGTTCAAGGCGAGCGGCGTATCCGAGAGCATGACGAAGACGAGCATCGCGACCTACGGGCGCATGTTCTCCATCACGCGTCAGGCGATCATCAACGACGATATGGGCGCACTGCAGCAGATCCCCGCAATCTACGGAGCGTCGGTACGGCGCATGATCAACAAGATGGTCTACAAGCTGCTCAAGGCGAATCCGACGATTGAGGGGGATCCGCTCTTCAGCAACAACCACAACACACTCCATGCAGTGGACATCTCCATCGATGGGCTTGCCAAGATGAAGGCGGCGATGGCAAGGCAGAAGAACATCGCAGGGCTTGAGTACCTCAACATCCAGCCCGCATTTCTCATCTGTCCCGTCGAACTCGAGGTACAGGCGGCGCAGCTCATCAGCTCGGTGGTTGACCCGACGAAGGCGAACGCAACACCGAACCCGTTCGCGAACAAGATGACGGTCATCTCGGAGCCGGAGCTTGAGGATGCAAAGGCTTTCTATCTCGCGGCAGCGGCGGGCGTTGCGCCGTCGATTGAGGTCACAAGCCTCAACGGCAACCTCACGCCGACGATGGAGCGCGCGGAACAGTTCGACACGCTCGGCATCAAGTGGCGTATCTACATGGATGTGGGCGTGAATCTGCTCGACTATCGCGGCATTGCAAAGAGCACAGGCAAGTAA
- a CDS encoding phage portal protein, with translation MIPLLEKAIAAISPEWACSRAFYAESLRAYEAGEVTRFNDGWVPINEDTENADKPQRDLIKARARYLERNSDIAGAAVGGIVRNVVGTGIKPQARTGSEELNRRIEALWRDWTAAENCDITGQQNFAELQAMLLRRKIVDGEILIKKVVTRKGRHPLKLQVIKSDLLSSFLMYAPKTNNIIRSGIELNAHLRPLAYWIDRKSADGYVEYNPDRVPAEQIIHLWTRSQPDQIRGISDLAPIIKRLKDTQDYLDAETLTARIAACFSVFITTETGAPGTVGRMGLNTKDPEGKKLKAIRPGMVQYLAPGESIKTANPSRGLANARDYVAIQERLAGAGLGLSYELMSRDFNTSSFSSARQGMLEDRKTFEPMQEFMAAHLCAPIYREWMDLCVMAGSLDIPDYFEHRATYQTVEWVTPGWAWIDPQKEVQADIAAIQNGGKTLAQWCAERGYDWREQLEQMALEKETAEAMGLKLSVHTPITVQAAQSNHVNNADDDKEDADGGKEQE, from the coding sequence ATGATACCGCTGCTCGAAAAGGCAATTGCGGCGATTTCGCCTGAGTGGGCGTGCAGCCGAGCATTTTATGCAGAGAGTCTGCGCGCCTACGAGGCGGGGGAGGTGACGCGCTTTAACGATGGATGGGTGCCGATCAACGAGGACACGGAGAACGCCGACAAGCCGCAGCGCGACCTCATCAAGGCGCGGGCGCGGTATCTCGAGCGCAACAGTGACATCGCGGGCGCAGCTGTCGGCGGTATCGTGCGCAACGTCGTCGGCACGGGTATCAAGCCTCAGGCGCGCACGGGCAGCGAGGAGCTGAACAGGCGCATCGAGGCTCTATGGCGGGACTGGACGGCGGCGGAGAACTGCGACATCACAGGTCAGCAGAATTTCGCAGAGCTACAGGCGATGCTCCTCAGGCGCAAGATCGTCGACGGGGAAATCCTCATCAAGAAGGTGGTCACGCGCAAGGGGCGGCATCCGCTGAAATTGCAGGTCATCAAGTCCGATCTGCTGAGCAGTTTCCTCATGTACGCGCCGAAGACGAACAACATCATCCGCTCGGGCATCGAGCTGAACGCACATCTGCGTCCGCTCGCATATTGGATTGACCGCAAGAGCGCGGACGGCTATGTAGAGTACAACCCCGACCGCGTGCCCGCCGAGCAGATCATCCACCTCTGGACGCGCAGTCAACCCGACCAGATACGCGGCATCTCAGACCTTGCCCCCATCATCAAGCGACTCAAAGATACGCAGGATTATTTGGACGCTGAAACACTCACTGCGCGGATCGCGGCATGCTTTTCGGTCTTTATCACAACGGAGACAGGCGCACCGGGTACGGTAGGGCGCATGGGACTGAATACGAAAGACCCTGAGGGGAAGAAACTGAAAGCGATTCGTCCCGGTATGGTGCAGTATCTCGCACCTGGGGAGAGCATTAAGACGGCGAATCCGTCGCGCGGACTTGCCAATGCGCGGGATTATGTCGCCATACAGGAGCGGCTTGCGGGCGCGGGACTTGGACTTTCCTATGAGCTGATGAGCCGCGACTTCAATACGTCGAGCTTTTCAAGTGCGCGACAGGGGATGCTTGAGGATCGCAAGACCTTTGAGCCGATGCAGGAATTCATGGCGGCGCACCTGTGTGCACCGATTTACCGTGAGTGGATGGATCTCTGCGTGATGGCGGGCAGTCTTGATATCCCCGACTATTTCGAGCACAGGGCGACATATCAGACGGTCGAGTGGGTTACGCCCGGCTGGGCGTGGATTGACCCGCAAAAGGAAGTGCAGGCGGATATCGCCGCGATCCAGAATGGCGGCAAGACGCTCGCGCAGTGGTGCGCCGAACGCGGCTACGACTGGCGGGAGCAGCTTGAGCAGATGGCACTTGAGAAGGAGACCGCTGAGGCGATGGGGCTGAAACTCTCGGTGCATACGCCGATCACGGTGCAGGCGGCGCAGAGCAATCATGTCAATAACGCAGATGATGACAAGGAGGATGCAGATGGCGGTAAGGAACAAGAATGA
- a CDS encoding phage terminase large subunit family protein, translating to MAKKGNNALPAYIQEIFTILRPPDKLTVSEWADKYRILSELDSAAPGRWHTSKTPYLKAVMDAFNDDFIHEITFCAGTQLGKTAAEQNMIGYAIAQDPAPMLVVYPSEKLAKFTSEKRLQPMIKLSPALAEKFDEHGSKDLELSLGNMYIALVGANSPSELSSRPVRYIFFDEIDKFPKWTGAEAGPLELAAERTKTFYNRKIVKVSTPTLKTGNIWQGWETADIQYRYFVPCPHCGEMQTLEFPQIKWAEGADETEARMAAYYECRHCHETIDDRHKPVMLRMGEWRGEVKVKGRAHKVAYHLNSLYSPWLTFGDVAAKFISSKDEPALLMNFINSWLAEPWEDKSSKMKSDVVMEKALPYERGQMPEEAQLLTCGIDVQLDHFYFAVRAWGAHLTSWLVDWGRVETWADLETVINRNYADVNGVVRNVNLACIDSGYNTDEVYSFCARHMDVLIPTKGASVPLKSRYNVTILDKRAAGFGLRLYTMDPNQMKNFIASRMTIDAGAHGSWNVYRDIEREYADQICAEQRVEQRDKKGRVSVVWEKISSHAANHLLDCETNNTLAAEIIGVRYLMEQEQETRAQEQENEESNWIGAGKNWF from the coding sequence ATGGCAAAAAAAGGAAATAATGCGCTCCCCGCATATATTCAAGAAATCTTCACGATATTACGTCCCCCTGATAAACTCACCGTCTCCGAATGGGCGGACAAATACCGCATCCTGTCCGAATTGGACAGCGCCGCGCCGGGGCGGTGGCACACATCAAAAACACCATATCTCAAGGCGGTCATGGATGCGTTCAACGATGATTTCATTCACGAAATCACGTTCTGCGCAGGGACGCAGCTCGGAAAGACCGCCGCTGAGCAGAACATGATCGGCTATGCCATCGCACAAGACCCCGCGCCAATGCTCGTTGTCTACCCGTCGGAAAAGCTGGCAAAGTTCACGAGTGAAAAACGTCTGCAGCCGATGATAAAGCTATCACCTGCACTTGCGGAAAAGTTCGATGAGCACGGGAGCAAAGACCTCGAACTCTCGCTTGGCAATATGTATATCGCTCTCGTCGGCGCAAACAGCCCATCGGAACTCTCAAGCCGTCCCGTGCGCTATATCTTCTTCGATGAGATTGACAAGTTCCCGAAATGGACGGGCGCGGAGGCGGGGCCGTTGGAGCTTGCCGCCGAACGAACAAAGACGTTCTACAATCGCAAGATCGTCAAGGTCTCAACGCCGACGCTCAAGACGGGGAATATATGGCAGGGATGGGAGACGGCAGATATTCAATACCGCTATTTTGTCCCGTGCCCACATTGCGGGGAGATGCAGACGCTCGAATTTCCTCAGATCAAATGGGCGGAGGGCGCGGATGAGACTGAGGCGCGGATGGCGGCGTACTACGAATGCAGACATTGTCATGAGACCATCGACGACCGTCACAAGCCCGTTATGCTCCGCATGGGAGAATGGCGCGGCGAGGTAAAGGTCAAGGGGCGCGCGCACAAGGTCGCCTATCATCTGAACTCTCTCTATTCGCCGTGGCTGACCTTCGGGGACGTTGCGGCGAAATTCATATCCAGCAAGGATGAACCCGCGCTGCTCATGAACTTCATCAACTCGTGGCTTGCTGAGCCGTGGGAGGACAAGAGCAGCAAGATGAAATCCGATGTGGTCATGGAGAAGGCACTGCCATACGAGCGCGGGCAAATGCCCGAGGAGGCGCAGCTGCTCACCTGCGGGATCGACGTGCAGCTCGATCATTTCTACTTTGCCGTGCGTGCATGGGGCGCACATCTGACCTCGTGGCTTGTTGACTGGGGGCGCGTGGAGACGTGGGCTGACCTTGAGACGGTCATCAATCGGAACTATGCCGATGTGAACGGCGTTGTACGCAACGTCAACCTTGCGTGCATCGACTCCGGGTATAACACGGACGAGGTGTATAGCTTCTGTGCGCGTCATATGGATGTGCTTATTCCGACGAAAGGCGCAAGCGTGCCGTTGAAATCGCGGTATAACGTCACCATCCTCGATAAGCGCGCGGCGGGTTTTGGCTTGCGTCTCTACACGATGGACCCCAACCAGATGAAGAACTTCATCGCCTCGCGCATGACGATTGACGCAGGTGCGCATGGCAGCTGGAACGTCTACCGTGACATTGAGCGCGAATACGCCGATCAGATTTGCGCCGAGCAGAGAGTAGAGCAGCGCGACAAGAAGGGGCGCGTCTCCGTTGTCTGGGAAAAAATCAGCTCCCACGCGGCGAACCACCTGCTCGACTGCGAGACAAACAACACACTCGCCGCCGAGATCATCGGCGTGCGGTATCTTATGGAGCAGGAGCAGGAAACACGCGCACAGGAGCAGGAGAATGAAGAAAGCAACTGGATCGGCGCGGGGAAGAATTGGTTTTGA